In Alkalihalobacillus sp. FSL W8-0930, a single window of DNA contains:
- the dxs gene encoding 1-deoxy-D-xylulose-5-phosphate synthase, whose amino-acid sequence MRLEDLQHPAAIKGYSKKELQELSQDIRDFLVQQLSVTGGHLGPNLGVVELTIAMHYLFDSPKDKFIWDVGHQAYVHKILTGRAGQFETLRKYKGLCGFPKRNESEHDVWETGHSSTSLSAAMGMATARDIKGTDESVIAVIGDGALTGGMAFEALNHIGHEQTDLIVILNDNEMSIAPNVGALHSVLGRLRTGGKYNRAKDEIESFIKKIPAVGGKLASTAEKFKDSMKYMMIPGVFFEELGFTYLGPVDGHDLDDLMDNLKYAKKTKGPVLIHLLTKKGKGYEPAENDAKGTWHGLGPYKIESGEVVSKPGPPSYSGVFANTLIKKAKTDERIVGITAAMPGGTKLDAFGQVFPDRMFDVGIAEQHATTMAGGLATQGLKPVFAVYSTFLQRGYDQLVHDICRQNLNVVFAIDRAGLVGADGETHQGVFDIAYLRHLPNMTILNPKDENELQNMLHTALEYNDGPIAVRYPRGNGYGVPMDEEFKTLPIGKWETLREGTDGCILTFSTMIPVAQEAAKALEAEGLSIRVVNANSVKPLDIELLNKLAEEEIPVMTIEETALQGGFGSAVLEHFNEHGYHHVQVRRLGIPDEYIEHGDVPQLLEEIGLTSKNVMSQLVEFIPAKQKRA is encoded by the coding sequence ATGAGGTTAGAGGACCTTCAACATCCGGCAGCCATTAAAGGCTATTCCAAAAAAGAGCTTCAAGAATTGTCTCAAGATATCCGGGACTTTTTAGTTCAACAGTTATCAGTTACGGGTGGACACCTAGGACCAAATCTTGGGGTTGTTGAGTTAACAATTGCTATGCATTATTTATTTGATAGTCCAAAGGATAAATTTATTTGGGATGTGGGGCATCAAGCCTATGTTCATAAGATTTTAACTGGTAGAGCGGGACAATTTGAAACATTGCGCAAATATAAAGGTCTATGCGGTTTTCCGAAGCGTAATGAAAGTGAGCATGACGTGTGGGAAACAGGTCATAGTTCAACTTCTCTCTCTGCTGCCATGGGAATGGCGACAGCTCGCGATATAAAAGGAACAGATGAGAGTGTGATTGCGGTAATAGGTGATGGTGCATTAACAGGCGGAATGGCATTTGAAGCACTTAACCATATTGGACATGAACAAACAGATCTAATTGTCATTTTAAATGACAACGAAATGTCCATCGCACCAAACGTTGGGGCCTTACACAGTGTGCTTGGTCGATTACGTACGGGCGGGAAGTACAATCGTGCGAAGGATGAGATTGAGAGCTTTATTAAAAAGATTCCTGCAGTCGGCGGTAAACTTGCTTCAACAGCGGAGAAATTCAAAGATAGTATGAAGTACATGATGATTCCTGGTGTTTTCTTTGAGGAGCTTGGTTTTACGTATCTTGGACCGGTTGATGGTCATGATCTTGATGATTTAATGGACAACCTTAAGTATGCTAAGAAAACAAAAGGTCCTGTATTAATTCACCTTCTAACGAAAAAGGGTAAGGGCTACGAGCCTGCTGAAAATGACGCAAAAGGAACATGGCATGGTCTTGGACCATACAAAATTGAGTCTGGAGAAGTCGTTTCTAAACCAGGCCCACCAAGTTATAGTGGTGTATTTGCAAATACTCTCATTAAGAAAGCCAAAACAGATGAGCGTATTGTTGGAATTACAGCAGCTATGCCTGGCGGAACAAAACTCGACGCATTTGGGCAAGTTTTCCCAGACAGAATGTTTGATGTAGGAATTGCTGAGCAGCATGCAACAACGATGGCTGGTGGATTAGCTACTCAAGGATTAAAGCCTGTATTTGCTGTTTATTCAACCTTCCTTCAAAGAGGGTATGATCAATTAGTACATGATATTTGTCGTCAGAATCTTAACGTAGTGTTTGCAATTGACCGTGCAGGACTTGTAGGGGCTGATGGAGAAACACACCAAGGTGTATTTGACATCGCGTATTTAAGACATTTGCCAAACATGACCATTTTGAATCCTAAGGATGAAAATGAACTGCAGAACATGCTTCATACAGCTTTAGAATACAACGATGGCCCGATCGCGGTTAGATATCCTCGTGGTAATGGGTACGGGGTACCAATGGATGAAGAGTTCAAGACCCTTCCAATTGGGAAATGGGAAACGCTTCGTGAAGGAACAGATGGCTGTATCCTCACATTTAGTACAATGATTCCTGTAGCCCAAGAAGCTGCAAAAGCGCTTGAAGCAGAAGGCTTATCAATTCGTGTTGTAAATGCGAACTCAGTGAAGCCACTAGACATTGAGCTTCTAAATAAATTAGCAGAAGAAGAGATTCCAGTGATGACGATTGAAGAAACAGCTCTTCAAGGTGGTTTCGGAAGTGCCGTTCTTGAGCATTTTAACGAACACGGCTATCATCATGTCCAAGTAAGACGACTGGGTATCCCTGATGAATACATTGAGCACGGAGATGTTCCGCAACTACTTGAAGAGATTGGATTAACATCTAAGAACGTGATGAGCCAGCTAGTTGAGTTCATTCCTGCGAAACAGAAAAGAGCATAA